Proteins encoded by one window of Aphis gossypii isolate Hap1 chromosome X, ASM2018417v2, whole genome shotgun sequence:
- the LOC114128762 gene encoding uncharacterized protein LOC114128762, with protein sequence MILIKVFIFFRVLSWVKSQNTYMPNLPLGEYRTVFDKVYQCESTKNHSIKLNFYFNKKTPSITELKGDATYLIPLDDTLFLDVNVASWSLIGGWKPNSLVYITKNACSSLKKVLGNAWNSLIKGFNVSSTNCPVPAGTYTASGINLKELEDHNCPKIYFYGKYKLLYKIKNVENKVITCGVFEFRLLRPWENPLVI encoded by the exons atgattttaataaaagtgttcattttttttagagttttaTCGTGGGTTAAATCACAAAACACTTATATGCCTAACTTGCCtttg GGAGAATATCGTACAGTATTTGATAAAGTATATCAATGCGAATCAACAAAAAaccattcaattaaattaaatttttattttaataaaaaaacaccaaGTATAACTGAGTTGAAAGGAGATGCAACATATTTGATACCTTTAGACGATACTCTtttt ctTGATGTAAACGTTGCGTCTTGGAGTTTAATTGGTGGTTGGAAACCAAATTCACTTGTTTATATAACAAAGAATGCATGCAGTAGTCTGAAAAAAGTACTAGGAAATGCCTGGAATTCATTAATCAAAGGTTTTAACGTTTCATCAACCAACTGTCCTGTACCTGca ggCACATATACTGCATCAGGAATTAATTTGAAAGAATTAGAAGATCATAACTgtcctaaaatatatttttatggaaaatataaactgttgtataagataaaaaatgtagaaaataaaGTTATCACCTGCGGTGTTTTCGAATTCCGTCTATTACGACCGTGGGAAAACCCACTGGTCATttga